In Bradyrhizobium sp. CCBAU 051011, the following are encoded in one genomic region:
- a CDS encoding glycosyl hydrolase, whose amino-acid sequence MSELSKLNVLALPFAVMIALFPASAKAPIWSSSDQYGTYSLNGYSWNNDVYGQGAGPQTISVHAVNQWNVWSNQPETDGIKSYPHQAFNVGKRLSAINNLSSSFNQSVPTGGRWNFAYDIWDSSNGYEIMLWTNYTGNPDGSGDVKPISYNYTSSGAAIPVYKGINVGGATWNVFEGWNKHKVISFLRTSKTNSETVDLKSILQWIKSKGYFGDIIVGSVQYGVEITSSPGGLNFDVNHWAVTSK is encoded by the coding sequence ATGTCTGAGTTGTCGAAGCTGAACGTACTTGCGCTGCCTTTTGCGGTAATGATTGCGCTGTTCCCAGCGTCCGCGAAAGCGCCGATCTGGAGTTCGAGCGATCAATACGGTACTTATTCCCTTAATGGCTATTCCTGGAACAACGACGTATATGGCCAAGGTGCTGGGCCTCAGACGATCTCGGTGCATGCGGTCAATCAATGGAATGTGTGGTCGAACCAACCTGAAACCGACGGCATCAAGAGCTATCCCCACCAGGCCTTCAACGTTGGGAAACGGCTGAGTGCGATTAACAACCTGAGCTCAAGCTTCAATCAGAGCGTCCCGACTGGCGGCCGTTGGAACTTCGCCTACGATATCTGGGACAGCTCAAATGGTTATGAGATAATGCTCTGGACCAATTACACGGGGAATCCCGACGGAAGCGGCGATGTTAAGCCCATTTCTTACAACTACACTTCTTCCGGGGCCGCGATTCCCGTCTACAAAGGCATCAATGTGGGCGGAGCGACTTGGAATGTGTTTGAAGGCTGGAACAAACACAAGGTCATTTCGTTTCTACGCACTTCCAAGACCAACAGCGAGACCGTGGATCTCAAGAGTATCCTGCAATGGATCAAGTCGAAAGGATACTTCGGCGACATAATCGTCGGCAGCGTCCAATACGGCGTTGAGATAACCTCGTCCCCAGGTGGACTAAACTTTGACGTCAACCATTGGGCTGTGACCTCGAAGTGA
- the mauJ gene encoding methylamine utilization protein MauJ, which translates to MPVAVTKRDLAFTTSHEYIFDRKIPDSEEARRALALFREARNAQQNGFISYAALNYYKIIEIRHHGKEAARKWFVTNFEALRTASKQGDDDIARFLALCGNEPPHKYIHDSCRIAVAHAGKHSKSDPDDAHEIRRLHTAADVMHRLARRFIEMEFAVSDVMYAGT; encoded by the coding sequence GTGCCGGTTGCCGTAACAAAGCGGGACCTCGCTTTCACAACGTCGCATGAATACATCTTTGACCGGAAAATTCCGGATTCCGAGGAAGCACGGCGCGCACTTGCGCTCTTCCGGGAGGCACGCAACGCCCAGCAAAATGGGTTCATCAGCTACGCCGCCTTGAACTACTACAAGATCATCGAGATCCGGCATCACGGCAAGGAAGCAGCCCGGAAATGGTTTGTGACGAATTTTGAGGCTTTGCGAACCGCATCCAAGCAGGGAGACGACGATATCGCCCGCTTTCTTGCCCTATGCGGCAACGAACCGCCGCACAAATACATCCACGATTCCTGCCGCATTGCCGTTGCGCATGCAGGCAAGCACTCGAAGTCCGATCCGGATGATGCCCATGAAATCCGACGCCTGCACACGGCGGCCGATGTCATGCACAGGCTGGCACGCCGCTTCATCGAGATGGAATTTGCGGTCTCGGATGTGATGTACGCGGGTACGTAG
- a CDS encoding Fic family protein, whose protein sequence is MKKGAIFFAHPDDIRKAIDYALDKAQDMAFMAEKPGEVMGYLTYGHPFLDGNGRTIMIHAELARRAGIGIGPLPIRIGILPP, encoded by the coding sequence GTGAAGAAGGGCGCCATCTTCTTCGCTCATCCCGACGACATTCGCAAAGCCATCGACTACGCGCTGGATAAGGCACAGGACATGGCATTCATGGCGGAGAAGCCTGGCGAAGTCATGGGCTATCTCACCTACGGTCACCCCTTCCTGGACGGCAACGGCCGTACCATCATGATTCATGCGGAGCTTGCGCGCCGCGCTGGTATCGGCATCGGGCCGCTACCGATAAGGATCGGTATCTTGCCGCCTTGA